The Anolis carolinensis isolate JA03-04 chromosome 1, rAnoCar3.1.pri, whole genome shotgun sequence genome window below encodes:
- the agbl5 gene encoding cytosolic carboxypeptidase-like protein 5 isoform X4: METRCGGLLFSSKFDSGNLAHVEKVEHQEGDLDVAVNGGSSSSGGSTSVVFGSSLPFADYEFNVWTKPDCGDTEYENGNRSWFYFSVRGGLPGKVIKIHIVNMNKQTKLYSQGMAPLVKTVPARPRWERVRERPAFEMVETQFVLSFVHRFLDCRGATTYFAFCYPFSYTECQEMLAQLDAHFAECRHLSPSSTVSRKAGTDPRRQAEGKLRPTIHRGRKCPRRGRTRGRKDETGPSKGAPSLDSIYYHREVLCFSLDKLRVDLLTITSHHGMQEEREARLEKLFPDKNTPRPHCFLGKRVFFLSSRVHPGETPSSFVFNGFLEFILREDDPRAQMLRRMFVFKLIPMLNPDGVVRGHYRTDARGVNLNRQYLDPDADQHPAVYGAKAVMLYHHVHNRVQPGAPDWRTCATALGPRASNQHTSCSEAPSEETPLSQLEKANNRCNCPRRARTPSPEASEVSEGPDQDSWILSDEGPPEDSESEAESLPAPEAIPPQQSGLAYYVDLHGHASKRGCFMYGNNILDENQQVENMLFPKLISLNSAHFDFGGCNFSEKNMYAKDKRDGQSKEGSGRVAIYKALGIIHSYTLECNYNTGRSVNTIPAACHDNGRATPPPLPTFPSKYTVELFEQVGRALAIAALDMAECNPWPRIVLSEHSCLSNLRAWMLKHVRSMRGVLVCARRKGARTPPKGANGISASTSENSLCRTRSYSNGSSSSQQASPQVKASPSFTFSCSHPSASLGTPQKGASRVLALVREPRVQEKRRHQHQTLLRAAVTSLQAPSGLASSGRTASHLQLSPGLGACTLHMTGPGCNSLLAKASPACHGLREAEHPAELKPPPPCGLALLQNISRRLNSEKLSDASSLEILMPRPSRIPIRRKPAGQTQHLVQLQSCMDDSALKVWKLNTSQLPTQSSLPEFPLEVPDLTVAGQREEPLFLCDPPKVLLDEHLAGQADSPQLTYHKILSFCTEA; this comes from the exons ATGGAGACACGCTGCGGCGGCCTCTTGTTCAGCTCCAAGTTTGACTCCGGGAACTTGGCTCATGTGGAGAAGGTGGAGCACCAGGAGGGGGACCTCGATGTCGCGGTTaacggcggcagcagcagcagtggcggCAGCACCTCCGTGGTATTCGGCAGCTCCCTCCCCTTCGCCGATTATGAGTTCAACGTCTGGACGAAGCCGGACTGCGGAGACACAGAATATGAGAATGGAAACAG GTCCTGGTTCTACTTCAGCGTGCGCGGGGGACTGCCCGGCAAGGTCATCAAGATCCACATTGTGAACATGAACAAGCAGACCAAGCTCTACTCACAGGGAATGGCCCCCCTGGTCAAGACCGTGCCTGCCAGGCCTCGCTGGGAGCGCGTTCGGGAGCGGCCGGCCTTTGAG ATGGTGGAGACCCAGTTTGTCCTCTCCTTTGTGCACCGCTTCCTGGACTGCCGTGGGGCCACCACCTACTTTGCCTTCTGCTACCCCTTCTCCTACACGGAGTGCCAGGAAATGCTGGCCCAGCTGGACGCCCACTTTGCAGAGTGCAGGCACCTCTCTCCAAGCAG CACTGTGAGTCGGAAAGCAGGCACAGACCCTCGAAGGCAGGCGGAAGGGAAGCTGCGCCCCACCATCCACCGAGGAAGGAAGTGTCCCCGGAGAGGACGCACCAGGGGCAGGAAAGATGAGACCGGCCCATCCAAGGGCGCACC ctccctggattccatcTACTACCATCGGGAAGTGCTGTGTTTCTCCCTGGACAAGCTCCGCGTGGATCTGCTCACCATCACCTCTCACCACGGCATGCAGGAGGAGCGGGAGGCCCGGCTGGAGAAGCTCTTCCCGGACAAGAACACCCCCCGGCCCCACTGCTTCCTGGGCAAGAGG GTGTTCTTCCTCAGCAGCAGAGTCCATCCCGGGGAGACGCCCTCGAGCTTCGTCTTCAACGGGTTCCTAGAGTTCATCCTTCGGGAGGACGACCCTCGGGCCCAGATGCTGCGCCGCATGTTTGTCTTCAAGCTCATCCCCATGCTGAACCCAGACGGGGTGGTGCGGGGACACTACCG GACAGATGCTCGGGGAGTGAACCTGAACCGCCAGTACTTGGACCCAGACGCAGATCAGCACCCGGCCGTCTATGGGGCCAAGGCGGTCATGCTCTACCACCACGTCCACAACCGCGTCCAGCCCGGCGCCCCCGACTGGCGGACCTGCGCCACCGCCCTGGGCCCCAGGGCCTCCAACCAGCACACTTCCTGCAGCGAAGCCCCCAGCGAGGAGACTCCTCTCTCCCAGCTGGAGAAAGCCAACAATCGCTGCAACTGCCCCAGAAGGGCCCGCACACCATCTCCAGAGGCCTCAGAGGTCTCAGAGGGACCTGACCAGGACTCCTGGATCCTCTCGGATGAAGGACCACCCGAG GACTCTGAGAGCGAAGCCGAGAGCCTCCCCGCCCCGGAAGCCATCCCACCGCAGCAAAGCGGCCTGGCCTACTACGTCGACCTGCACGGCCATGCCTCCAAGCGCGGCTGCTTCATGTATGGGAACAACATCTTGGATGAGAACCAGcag GTTGAAAACATGCTGTTCCCTAAGCTCATCTCGCTGAATTCAGCCCACTTTGACTTTGGGGGCTGCAACTTCTCAGAGAAGAACATGTACGCCAAAGACAAGCGGGATGGACAGTCCAAGGAGGGCAGTGGGCGGGTGGCCATCTACAAGGCCTTGGGCATCATCCACAG CTACACCTTGGAGTGCAATTACAACACCGGGCGATCTGTCAACACCATCCCTGCAGCCTGCCACGACAACGGGCGGGCGACCCCTCCTCCTCTCCCGACCTTCCCCTCCAAATACACTGTGGAGCTGTTTGAGCAG GTGGGGCGGGCCTTGGCCATCGCGGCGCTGGACATGGCGGAGTGCAACCCCTGGCCCCGCATCGTCCTCTCAGAACACAGCTGCCTTAGCAACCTGCGCGCCTGGATGCTGAAGCACGTGCGGAGCATGAGGGGGGTGCTCGTCTGCGCCCGGCGGAAGGGCGCCAGGACCCCTCCGAAGGGGGCCAA cGGCATCTCGGCTTCCACCTCGGAGAACTCTCTCTGCCGGACCCGGAGCTACAGCAACGGGAGCAGCAGCAGCCAGCAGGCCTCCCCTCAGGTCAAGGCCTCCCCCAGCTTCACCTTCAGCTGCTCCCACCCCTCGGCCTCCTTGGGCACCCCCCAGAAAGGGGCCTCCCGGGTGCTGGCCCTGGTGCGAG AGCCACGGGTCCAGGAGAAGCGGCGCCACCAGCACCAGACCTTGCTGCGAGCGGCAGTGACCAGCCTGCAGGCCCCGTCGGGGCTCGCTTCCTCGGGCAGGACGGCCTCCCACCTCCAGCTGTCTCCCGGCCTGGGCGCCTGCACACTCCACATGACAG GGCCCGGCTGCAACAGCCTCCTGGCCAAGGCGAGCCCTGCCTGCCATGGGCTCCGGGAGGCAGAGCACCCCGCGGAGCTGAAGCCCCCTCCTCCCTGCGGCCTGGCCCTGCTCCAG AACATTTCCAGGCGGCTGAACAGTGAGAAGCTATCAGATGCTTCCAG CCTGGAGATCCTGATGCCGCGGCCCAGCCGGATCCCCATCCGCAGGAAGCCGGCCGGGCAGACCCAGCACCTTGTCCAGCTCCAGAGCTGCATGGATGACTCTGCCCTCAAGGTCTGGAAACTGAACACCTCTCAGTTGCCAACACAGAGTTCCCTGCCAG AGTTCCCGCTGGAGGTGCCCGACCTGACAGTCGCGGGGCAGAGAGAGGAGCCTCTTTTTCTCTGCGACCCTCCCAAGGTTTTGCTGGACGAG